From one Caminicella sporogenes DSM 14501 genomic stretch:
- the minE gene encoding cell division topological specificity factor MinE: MLDLFKFFGKGEGSSKDVAKERLKLVLIHDRTSCSEKFLEMVKGDLLNVISDYMEIDESGLDIKITRTESDEKVMPALVANIPIKKMKNR; encoded by the coding sequence ATGCTAGATTTGTTTAAGTTTTTTGGAAAGGGAGAAGGGTCAAGTAAAGATGTTGCAAAGGAAAGACTTAAACTAGTATTAATTCATGACAGAACTAGCTGTTCTGAAAAATTTTTGGAAATGGTTAAAGGTGATTTGCTTAATGTAATATCAGATTATATGGAAATAGATGAAAGTGGATTAGATATAAAGATTACACGCACAGAGAGTGATGAAAAAGTAATGCCTGCATTAGTAGCTAATATTCCAATTAAAAAAATGAAAAATAGATAA
- the rsfS gene encoding ribosome silencing factor produces MQISSDKLAFKISRIIDDKKGNDIKILDVKNLSSIADYFVIATGNSTRHTIALADEVEKKLNEEEIFINHKEGYKEGKWILLDYIDVVVHIFTKEEREFYDLERIWKDAKYVEFDIDTM; encoded by the coding sequence ATGCAAATTAGTTCTGATAAACTGGCTTTTAAGATAAGTAGAATTATTGATGATAAAAAGGGGAATGATATAAAAATATTAGATGTAAAAAATTTATCGTCAATAGCAGATTATTTTGTCATTGCAACAGGTAATTCTACTAGACATACAATTGCACTTGCTGATGAAGTAGAAAAGAAATTAAATGAAGAAGAAATTTTTATTAATCATAAAGAAGGATATAAAGAAGGAAAATGGATATTATTAGATTATATAGATGTAGTAGTACATATATTTACAAAAGAAGAAAGAGAATTTTATGATTTGGAAAGAATATGGAAAGATGCTAAATATGTTGAATTTGATATTGACACAATGTAA
- the nadD gene encoding nicotinate-nucleotide adenylyltransferase produces the protein MKRIGLMGGTFDPIHYGHLVLAEQVRTQFQLEKIIFIPSGIPPHKDSLTLSSAKDRYIMTLLATVTNPYFEVSEIEIKDKEISYTIKTIKKLKNIFGSDTELFFITGADALYEIDTWKSPEELLKLCSFIGATRPGFDEEKLKKKIDFYKREYSANIFITSVPALAISSTDIRDRIKEGRSVKYLLPEAVEHYIYKNKLYL, from the coding sequence ATGAAAAGAATAGGCTTAATGGGAGGAACATTTGATCCAATACATTATGGACATTTAGTTTTAGCAGAACAAGTAAGAACTCAATTTCAGCTGGAAAAAATAATATTTATTCCTTCAGGTATTCCCCCACATAAAGATAGTTTAACTCTTTCTAGTGCAAAAGACAGATATATTATGACTTTATTAGCTACAGTTACAAATCCTTATTTTGAAGTATCAGAAATTGAAATAAAGGATAAAGAAATATCATACACAATAAAAACTATAAAAAAGTTAAAAAATATTTTTGGAAGCGATACGGAGCTTTTCTTTATTACGGGTGCAGATGCATTATATGAGATAGATACATGGAAATCACCAGAGGAGCTTTTAAAACTGTGTAGTTTTATTGGAGCTACAAGACCCGGATTTGATGAAGAAAAACTTAAGAAAAAAATAGATTTTTATAAAAGAGAATACAGTGCAAATATTTTTATAACTTCTGTTCCTGCTCTTGCAATATCTTCTACTGATATAAGAGATAGAATAAAAGAAGGAAGAAGTGTAAAATATTTATTGCCAGAGGCTGTTGAACATTATATTTATAAAAATAAATTATATTTATAA
- a CDS encoding TIGR03960 family B12-binding radical SAM protein, producing the protein MNQILDDILYKVEKPSRYIGGEVNSYEKEIRENTIRFGFAFPDIYEVGMSHLGMHILYNLLNEIDDIYCERVFAPWVDMEEILRKENIPLFTLESHSPIDELDFLGFTLQYELSYSNILNMLDLGNIPLKSEDRNENHPIIIAGGPCAYNPEPLAEIIDVFVIGESEESILEIIDVYREVKAKKINRDEFFDRISQIEGVYIPRFYKVEYNDDNTIKSFYPIDSKYPVKIKKRIIKNLNDVFYPEKVIVPYGNVVHNRAMVEIFRGCTRGCRFCQAGMIYRPVRERKAEKSLELAEKLLKNTGYEELSISSLSTSDYSELDYLVKNLIDNYISKKIGVSVPSLRLDSFSIKLIEEIQKVRKTGLTFAPEAGTQRLRDVINKGVQEKDLIDAVTNAFSLGWSSVKLYFMIGLPTETYEDLDGIADLGYKVVDIFYNTPKEKRGRRLNVTISTSSFVPKAFTPFQWEPQDSIETLVEKQKYLVKKLKHRNITYNYHDAKTSFLEAVFARGDRRLSNVLIKAWKKGCKFDGWQEHFKYDKWMKALSECGIDPAFYANRKREYDEILPWDHIEAGISKRYLIKENEKAKKGELTRDCRLGCTGCGINTDLIGGVC; encoded by the coding sequence ATGAATCAAATTTTAGACGATATACTTTATAAGGTTGAAAAACCAAGTAGATATATCGGTGGAGAAGTAAACAGCTATGAAAAAGAAATAAGAGAAAATACAATTAGATTTGGATTTGCATTTCCGGATATATATGAAGTAGGAATGTCGCATTTAGGAATGCATATTTTATATAATTTATTAAATGAAATAGATGATATATATTGTGAAAGGGTATTTGCACCATGGGTGGATATGGAAGAAATATTGAGAAAGGAAAATATACCATTATTTACGCTAGAAAGTCATAGTCCTATTGATGAGTTAGATTTTTTAGGTTTTACATTACAATATGAATTGAGCTATAGTAATATTTTGAATATGCTCGATTTGGGAAATATACCTTTAAAAAGTGAGGATAGGAATGAAAACCATCCAATAATTATTGCTGGTGGACCATGTGCTTATAACCCTGAACCGCTTGCAGAGATTATTGATGTATTTGTAATAGGAGAATCTGAAGAATCCATATTAGAAATAATTGATGTGTATAGGGAAGTTAAAGCAAAAAAAATTAATAGAGATGAGTTCTTTGATAGAATTTCTCAAATTGAAGGTGTGTATATTCCAAGATTTTATAAAGTAGAGTATAATGATGATAATACAATAAAATCTTTTTATCCCATAGATAGTAAATATCCTGTTAAAATAAAAAAGAGAATTATAAAAAATTTAAATGACGTATTTTATCCTGAAAAAGTCATAGTTCCTTACGGGAATGTAGTTCATAATAGAGCTATGGTTGAAATATTCAGAGGATGTACTAGAGGATGTAGATTTTGTCAAGCTGGTATGATATATAGGCCTGTAAGAGAAAGAAAAGCTGAAAAATCATTAGAACTTGCAGAAAAACTTCTTAAAAATACAGGTTATGAAGAGTTATCTATATCATCTCTTAGTACAAGTGATTATTCAGAATTAGATTACTTAGTTAAAAATCTTATAGATAATTATATTAGTAAGAAAATAGGAGTTTCAGTTCCTTCTTTAAGACTTGATTCATTTTCTATAAAACTTATTGAAGAAATACAGAAGGTAAGAAAAACGGGACTTACATTTGCTCCAGAGGCAGGGACTCAGAGGCTTAGAGATGTGATAAACAAAGGTGTACAAGAAAAAGATTTAATTGATGCAGTTACTAATGCATTTAGTTTAGGTTGGAGTTCTGTAAAACTTTATTTTATGATTGGATTGCCAACTGAAACATATGAAGATTTAGATGGCATAGCTGATTTGGGATATAAAGTTGTAGATATATTCTATAATACTCCAAAGGAAAAAAGAGGAAGGAGATTAAATGTTACAATAAGTACTTCTTCTTTTGTGCCAAAGGCTTTTACTCCTTTTCAATGGGAACCTCAAGATTCCATAGAAACTTTAGTTGAAAAACAGAAGTATTTAGTAAAAAAATTAAAGCACAGAAATATTACATATAATTATCATGATGCAAAAACTAGTTTTTTAGAAGCTGTTTTTGCAAGAGGAGATAGAAGACTTTCTAATGTTCTTATAAAAGCATGGAAAAAGGGCTGTAAATTTGATGGTTGGCAAGAACATTTTAAATATGATAAATGGATGAAGGCATTAAGTGAATGTGGAATAGACCCAGCTTTTTATGCCAATAGAAAACGTGAATATGATGAAATTTTACCATGGGATCATATTGAAGCGGGAATTTCAAAAAGGTATCTTATTAAGGAAAATGAAAAAGCAAAAAAAGGTGAGCTTACAAGAGATTGTAGATTAGGTTGTACTGGATGTGGTATTAATACTGATTTAATAGGTGGTGTCTGCTGA
- the obgE gene encoding GTPase ObgE: MFVDKARIFVKGGKGGNGAVSFRREKYVPAGGPDGGDGGRGGNVIIEVDEGLRTLMDFRYKKKYIAESGENGKGKKMFGKDGEDLILKVPPGTIVRDEKTGLVIADLVRNKQRAVVARGGKGGKGNIHFKTSTRQAPGFAEAGDYGEERWIILELKLLADVGLIGFPNVGKSTILSVVTKATPKVANYHFTTITPNLGVVEEIRGKSFVLADIPGLIEGAHEGIGLGHEFLRHVERTKLLIHVVDISGIEGRDPIDDFEKINEELKLYNPKLAEKQQVIAANKIDLLEDMSKYKEFEKIMNERGYKVFPISAATKKGLRELLLYVIELLDKIEDNVEIINDQETHKIYTLDSLEDDRKEVIVRKENNFYIVEGKPIEKLVYSTDFNDIDSIRRFQNILKNRGIFEQLKEIGIKDGDTVKILDIEFEYYD, from the coding sequence ATGTTTGTAGATAAAGCAAGAATTTTTGTAAAAGGTGGAAAAGGTGGAAACGGAGCAGTTTCCTTTAGGAGAGAAAAGTATGTACCGGCAGGAGGACCAGATGGTGGAGATGGCGGTCGTGGTGGTAATGTAATCATTGAAGTTGATGAAGGGCTTAGGACTTTAATGGATTTTAGATATAAGAAAAAGTATATTGCTGAATCTGGAGAAAATGGAAAAGGCAAAAAAATGTTTGGAAAAGACGGAGAAGATTTAATCCTTAAAGTTCCTCCGGGAACGATTGTAAGAGATGAAAAAACCGGACTTGTTATAGCAGACCTTGTTAGAAATAAACAGAGAGCAGTTGTTGCAAGAGGAGGAAAAGGCGGTAAGGGAAATATTCACTTTAAAACTTCTACTAGACAGGCACCCGGTTTTGCAGAGGCAGGAGATTATGGAGAAGAGAGATGGATTATATTAGAATTAAAATTATTGGCTGATGTAGGGTTGATAGGATTTCCTAATGTTGGAAAATCAACAATTTTATCCGTTGTTACAAAGGCAACTCCTAAAGTTGCAAATTATCATTTTACTACTATTACTCCAAATTTAGGTGTAGTTGAAGAAATTAGGGGAAAAAGTTTTGTACTAGCGGATATACCCGGATTAATAGAAGGAGCTCATGAAGGAATAGGACTTGGACATGAATTTTTACGACATGTAGAGAGAACAAAACTTCTTATACATGTAGTAGACATTTCAGGAATTGAAGGAAGAGACCCTATTGATGATTTTGAAAAAATAAATGAAGAGCTGAAACTTTATAATCCCAAATTAGCTGAAAAGCAGCAGGTAATAGCTGCTAACAAAATAGATTTACTCGAAGATATGAGTAAATATAAAGAATTTGAAAAGATAATGAATGAAAGAGGATATAAAGTATTTCCAATTTCAGCAGCTACTAAAAAAGGTTTAAGAGAACTTTTACTGTATGTAATTGAATTATTAGATAAAATCGAAGATAATGTTGAAATTATAAATGATCAGGAAACTCATAAAATTTATACATTGGATAGTTTAGAAGATGATAGAAAAGAAGTAATTGTAAGAAAGGAAAATAACTTTTATATTGTTGAAGGAAAACCTATTGAAAAATTAGTATACTCAACTGATTTTAATGATATTGATTCAATTAGACGTTTTCAAAATATATTAAAAAACAGAGGTATATTTGAACAGTTGAAAGAAATAGGAATTAAAGATGGAGACACAGTTAAAATATTAGATATAGAATTTGAGTATTATGATTAA
- the rpmA gene encoding 50S ribosomal protein L27 codes for MLFKINLQLFASKKGVGSSKNGRDSEAKRLGVKRADGQIVSAGSIIVRQRGTKIHPGKNVGRGGDDTLFAKIDGVVRFERKDKKRKQVSVYPIETKVAQ; via the coding sequence ATGCTATTCAAAATAAATTTACAGCTTTTTGCAAGTAAAAAAGGAGTAGGTAGTTCTAAAAACGGTCGTGATAGTGAAGCTAAAAGACTTGGTGTAAAGAGAGCAGATGGTCAAATCGTTTCAGCTGGAAGTATAATAGTAAGACAAAGAGGAACAAAAATACATCCAGGTAAAAACGTTGGTAGAGGTGGAGATGATACACTATTTGCGAAAATAGATGGTGTAGTTAGATTCGAAAGAAAAGATAAAAAGAGAAAACAAGTAAGTGTTTATCCTATCGAAACTAAAGTAGCTCAATAG
- a CDS encoding ribosomal-processing cysteine protease Prp, producing MINIKIKRNSNGCVKSFTVKGHAYADEKGRDIVCASISILAQTAVLALYEVADIDVVYEIEDGYLYCELPEEITEAKREKADVIIATMLIGMKGTKEMYPDYISFQDEEV from the coding sequence ATGATTAATATAAAAATTAAAAGAAATTCAAATGGATGTGTAAAGTCTTTTACAGTTAAAGGACATGCATATGCAGATGAAAAGGGTAGAGATATAGTATGTGCAAGCATATCTATATTAGCCCAGACTGCTGTATTAGCTCTGTATGAAGTAGCTGATATTGATGTCGTATATGAGATTGAGGATGGGTACCTTTACTGTGAGCTTCCAGAAGAGATTACAGAAGCTAAAAGGGAAAAGGCTGATGTTATCATAGCTACTATGTTAATAGGAATGAAGGGAACTAAGGAGATGTATCCTGATTATATATCATTTCAGGATGAGGAGGTGTAA
- the rplU gene encoding 50S ribosomal protein L21 yields MYAIIETGGKQYRVQEGDVLFVEKIEAAAGDSIEFDKVLAVSNNGELSVGAPYVDGAKVTATVVEQGKARKIIVFKYKPKKDYRKKQGHRQPYTKVKIEKINA; encoded by the coding sequence ATGTACGCAATAATTGAAACTGGCGGAAAACAATACAGAGTTCAAGAAGGCGATGTATTATTTGTTGAAAAAATTGAAGCAGCTGCAGGAGATTCTATTGAGTTTGATAAAGTTTTAGCTGTATCAAACAATGGAGAGCTTTCAGTTGGAGCTCCGTATGTTGATGGAGCTAAAGTTACTGCTACAGTAGTAGAGCAGGGAAAAGCAAGAAAAATTATAGTTTTCAAATACAAGCCTAAAAAAGATTATAGAAAGAAGCAAGGACATCGTCAGCCATATACAAAAGTTAAAATAGAAAAAATAAATGCATAA
- the yqeK gene encoding bis(5'-nucleosyl)-tetraphosphatase (symmetrical) YqeK yields the protein MEYLTSQLKKRVSSKRFIHSLGVSETAEKLAKLYNAPIEKAKIAGLLHDYAKDLQDDEAREYIVQFGLKLDDVLKFDINLAHGQIGAELIKRELNISDSDILNAIKYHTTGRENMSILEKIVYIADYIEPSRDFPGVDELRQAAFSNLDEGILLALDKTITYVVKKGKLLHLNSILARNSIIVNRNKSL from the coding sequence ATGGAATATTTGACTAGTCAATTAAAAAAAAGAGTGAGCAGCAAAAGGTTTATTCACTCTTTAGGAGTTTCTGAAACAGCTGAAAAACTTGCAAAATTATATAATGCTCCGATAGAAAAGGCAAAAATTGCAGGGCTGCTTCATGATTATGCTAAAGATTTACAAGATGATGAGGCTAGAGAATATATAGTACAGTTTGGTTTAAAGTTAGATGATGTTTTAAAATTTGATATAAATTTGGCACATGGGCAGATAGGAGCAGAATTAATAAAAAGAGAGCTAAATATTAGTGATAGTGATATTTTAAATGCTATAAAATACCATACGACCGGGAGAGAAAATATGTCTATATTAGAAAAAATAGTATATATTGCCGATTACATTGAACCAAGTAGAGATTTTCCGGGAGTAGATGAATTAAGACAAGCTGCTTTTTCTAATTTAGATGAAGGGATTTTATTGGCATTAGATAAAACTATTACATATGTTGTTAAAAAGGGAAAGTTATTACATTTAAACAGTATATTGGCTAGAAATAGTATAATAGTAAATAGAAATAAAAGTTTGTAG
- the yhbY gene encoding ribosome assembly RNA-binding protein YhbY, with protein MKELITSKQRAFLKGLANKIEPITQIGKDGISEAFINQLNDALEARELVKVSIQKNSLLDTKETANKVAKLTNSEFVQAIGRKFVIYRKSKKKPKIDLPK; from the coding sequence GTGAAAGAGTTGATTACAAGTAAGCAGAGAGCTTTTTTAAAGGGATTAGCTAATAAAATAGAACCTATTACTCAAATAGGAAAAGATGGTATAAGTGAGGCATTTATAAATCAGTTAAATGATGCATTAGAAGCACGTGAACTTGTTAAAGTAAGTATACAGAAAAATAGCTTATTAGATACTAAAGAAACTGCTAACAAAGTAGCTAAATTAACTAATTCAGAATTTGTTCAAGCTATAGGAAGAAAATTTGTTATATATAGAAAATCTAAAAAGAAACCTAAAATAGATTTGCCTAAGTAG
- a CDS encoding Rne/Rng family ribonuclease, which translates to MNEIVIDSGLAQSRVAILENNDLVEYYIETKNSKRIVGNIYKGRVKNVLPGMQAAFIDIGLEKNAFLYVKDAMPPELLNDKNVSYKDVSIRDVVKNGQEIVVQVIKEPIDSKGARVTTHLTFPGRYLVLMPYVDYVGISRKIESEEERGRLKEIIENIRPDKIGIIIRTESEGKNEEDLREDLKYLLRLWEKIEREKKFTFAPKLIYKDLDLIHRTVRDMFTDDIDELKINDKVYYEKILDFLELISPHLKNRVKYFDPGINIFSYLGIEKKIKNALSSKVWLKSGGYIIIDETEAMTIIDVNTGKYVGMNDLEETIFKVNMEAAKEIAKQLRLRDIGGIIIIDFIDMKDSSREKQIIDILNKELSKDRVRTNILGMTQLGLLEMTRKKVRNRISSILERSCPYCNGTGRVFAQDTIINYIEHELKRISLHTNSEGVIIEVNPEIENVLNVERKSYLKELEKILNLKIVILGNKEIHVNDFKVKFMGKLSRIKEILNST; encoded by the coding sequence ATGAATGAAATTGTTATAGATTCAGGGCTAGCTCAAAGTAGAGTGGCTATATTAGAAAATAATGATTTAGTAGAGTATTATATTGAAACTAAAAATTCAAAGAGGATTGTTGGAAATATTTACAAAGGAAGAGTCAAAAATGTATTGCCGGGAATGCAGGCAGCCTTTATAGATATAGGACTTGAAAAAAATGCTTTTTTATATGTTAAAGATGCTATGCCACCTGAATTATTAAACGATAAAAATGTTTCTTACAAAGATGTTTCTATAAGAGATGTAGTTAAAAATGGACAGGAAATAGTAGTACAGGTTATAAAAGAACCAATTGATAGTAAAGGGGCGAGGGTTACGACTCATTTGACTTTTCCCGGAAGATATTTGGTTTTGATGCCTTATGTAGATTATGTCGGTATATCCAGAAAAATAGAAAGTGAAGAAGAAAGAGGGAGATTAAAAGAAATTATTGAAAATATAAGACCAGATAAAATTGGAATAATAATAAGAACAGAATCAGAAGGCAAAAATGAAGAAGATTTAAGAGAAGATTTAAAATATTTATTAAGACTTTGGGAAAAAATAGAAAGAGAAAAGAAATTTACATTTGCTCCAAAACTTATATATAAAGATTTAGATTTAATTCATAGAACTGTGAGAGATATGTTTACAGATGATATTGATGAATTAAAAATTAATGACAAGGTGTACTATGAGAAAATTTTAGATTTTCTTGAATTGATTTCACCTCATCTTAAAAATAGGGTAAAATATTTTGACCCGGGTATAAATATATTTAGTTATTTAGGAATAGAAAAGAAAATAAAAAATGCTTTAAGTTCTAAAGTATGGTTAAAAAGTGGTGGATATATAATTATAGATGAAACGGAAGCTATGACAATTATAGATGTTAATACGGGTAAGTATGTAGGAATGAATGATTTAGAAGAAACTATTTTTAAAGTCAATATGGAAGCTGCAAAAGAGATAGCAAAGCAGCTACGATTAAGAGATATAGGCGGTATAATAATTATAGATTTTATTGATATGAAAGATAGTAGTAGAGAAAAACAGATAATAGATATTTTAAATAAAGAATTGTCAAAAGATAGAGTGAGAACCAATATACTTGGTATGACTCAACTAGGCTTACTTGAAATGACTAGAAAAAAAGTGAGAAACAGGATTAGTTCTATTCTTGAAAGAAGCTGTCCATATTGTAATGGTACAGGGAGAGTATTTGCACAGGATACGATTATAAATTATATAGAACATGAACTAAAGAGGATATCTCTACATACAAATTCTGAAGGGGTAATAATAGAAGTAAATCCAGAAATAGAGAATGTTTTAAATGTAGAGAGAAAAAGTTATTTGAAAGAATTAGAAAAGATATTAAATTTAAAAATAGTAATTCTTGGAAACAAAGAGATACATGTAAACGATTTTAAAGTGAAGTTTATGGGGAAATTATCGAGGATTAAAGAAATATTAAACAGTACATAA
- a CDS encoding TIGR03936 family radical SAM-associated protein encodes MYKILVKFTKKDRLKFISHLELMKVIERALRRANIPLKFTQGFNPHPIISFASPLPVGVSSEGEYLTLEVTEEINLKKFIIELNEQLPHGIEFIKAKYIDVKSKSLMSLVEYGLYAVKCKTLKAYTVQEVENILNNFLLKKEILYNRIGKRKKVKKVNIREQIREIIVLAVEDKNVYLKMTLATGSRGNLKPEVVVEKLVEMEKMQIDLEKTRVHRLQLFALSEDGRLISLDNIIK; translated from the coding sequence ATGTATAAAATACTTGTAAAATTTACGAAAAAGGATAGATTAAAATTTATTTCTCACCTTGAACTTATGAAAGTAATTGAAAGAGCTTTAAGAAGAGCGAATATACCTCTTAAATTTACACAGGGTTTTAATCCTCATCCTATAATTTCTTTTGCTTCTCCTCTGCCAGTAGGAGTTTCAAGTGAGGGAGAGTACTTGACATTAGAAGTAACAGAAGAAATTAACTTAAAAAAGTTTATTATTGAATTAAATGAACAGTTGCCTCATGGAATTGAATTTATAAAAGCTAAATATATAGATGTTAAGAGCAAATCTCTTATGAGTTTAGTTGAATATGGACTTTATGCTGTAAAGTGTAAAACTTTAAAAGCTTATACTGTGCAAGAAGTTGAAAATATATTAAATAATTTTTTATTGAAAAAAGAGATTTTATATAACAGAATAGGAAAAAGAAAAAAAGTAAAAAAAGTTAATATAAGAGAGCAGATAAGAGAAATAATAGTACTTGCAGTAGAAGATAAAAATGTTTATTTAAAAATGACTTTAGCTACGGGGAGTAGGGGGAATTTAAAACCTGAAGTAGTAGTAGAAAAACTTGTAGAGATGGAAAAAATGCAAATTGATTTGGAAAAAACAAGAGTGCATAGATTACAACTTTTTGCACTCAGTGAAGATGGAAGATTAATTTCGCTTGATAATATTATAAAATAA
- the rodA gene encoding rod shape-determining protein RodA — protein MLDKKLLKNLDLGLIIVVLIIFLIGILIISSATQSINLLNDDNIKYDLKKIDIKRQVKIQIVAFFIGIALVSLILAVDYNDFGDFYKLIYVLSILFLLLVYIPGLGVIRGGARSWIHLGPIDIQTSEFAKIGYILSFGKYLESKYRKLDTIYDLIGPIIFAAPFILLLLKQPDLGSALVFIIITFGMLFVAGINMKIVFWSGAGGVLSLPIVYRFLEKHQKERIDAFLHPNNPNLPGNYHVMQSKITIGSGKILGRGLFKGKYHRFDYLPVQETDFIFAVLGEELGFIGGLFLMLLYFAFLYKMVNISKNAKDVYGSLIVTGITFMFAFQIFENIGMTMGIMPVTGVTLPFMSYGGSSLITSMLALGIVLNVGMRKQKIRF, from the coding sequence ATGCTCGATAAAAAGCTCTTGAAAAATTTAGATTTAGGATTGATAATAGTTGTTTTGATAATATTTTTAATAGGTATACTCATCATAAGTAGTGCAACGCAATCAATAAATTTACTAAATGATGATAATATAAAATATGATTTAAAAAAAATAGATATAAAACGGCAGGTTAAAATACAAATTGTAGCGTTTTTCATTGGAATAGCACTAGTTAGTTTGATTTTAGCTGTAGATTATAATGATTTTGGTGATTTTTATAAGTTAATATATGTTTTGTCGATATTATTTTTATTGTTAGTTTATATTCCCGGACTTGGAGTGATTAGAGGTGGCGCTAGGAGTTGGATTCATTTAGGACCAATAGATATTCAAACTTCTGAATTTGCCAAAATAGGATATATTCTTTCTTTTGGAAAATATTTGGAAAGTAAATATAGAAAATTAGATACTATTTATGATTTAATAGGACCAATTATTTTTGCAGCACCTTTTATATTGTTATTATTGAAACAGCCTGATTTAGGTTCGGCGTTAGTATTTATAATTATTACTTTTGGAATGTTATTTGTAGCTGGAATTAATATGAAAATTGTATTTTGGAGTGGAGCTGGAGGAGTACTTTCTCTACCAATTGTTTATAGATTTTTGGAAAAACATCAAAAAGAAAGAATAGATGCTTTTTTGCATCCAAATAATCCAAATTTACCGGGGAATTATCATGTTATGCAGTCAAAGATAACAATTGGTTCAGGAAAAATTTTAGGAAGAGGACTTTTTAAAGGTAAATATCATAGATTTGATTATTTGCCAGTTCAGGAAACTGATTTTATTTTTGCAGTATTAGGAGAAGAGTTAGGGTTTATCGGAGGACTTTTTTTAATGCTGCTTTACTTTGCATTTTTATACAAAATGGTAAACATATCAAAAAATGCAAAAGATGTATACGGTTCTCTGATAGTTACAGGTATTACTTTTATGTTTGCATTTCAAATATTTGAAAATATTGGAATGACGATGGGGATTATGCCTGTAACAGGTGTTACACTGCCTTTTATGAGTTATGGAGGAAGTTCTTTAATAACAAGTATGCTAGCCCTTGGTATAGTTTTAAATGTTGGAATGAGAAAACAAAAAATACGATTTTAA
- a CDS encoding M23 family metallopeptidase yields the protein MDRYYKKKYKSSVVNYKNYRKYYSGTRKMGKTKNFLKRLLGQILICIVIVSTIIILKSIDSPITKETSSLIKKVLYTQYDYKNGVDKVLKYTSKIKDFTIKNIPVFEENSSSFEFVKPLDGVIISSYGENYDLLTDRIHFQRGIDIQGINTNIVKSIDDGIVELIGESESLGKFIKINHGENIFSIYSNLKDIFVKEKQKVLKGERLGNIGNINSSFLHFELWINDETVDPQDYIDYSDMSI from the coding sequence ATGGATAGATATTATAAAAAAAAATATAAAAGCTCTGTGGTAAATTATAAGAATTATCGTAAATATTATTCGGGTACTAGAAAGATGGGTAAAACTAAAAATTTTTTGAAAAGATTATTAGGGCAGATATTAATATGTATAGTTATTGTTTCAACGATAATAATTTTAAAAAGCATTGATTCTCCAATAACAAAAGAAACATCTTCATTAATAAAAAAAGTATTATATACTCAATATGATTATAAAAATGGGGTAGACAAAGTATTAAAATATACTTCAAAGATAAAAGATTTTACAATAAAGAATATACCAGTATTTGAGGAAAATAGTTCGAGTTTTGAATTTGTTAAGCCTTTAGATGGAGTTATAATTTCTTCTTATGGAGAGAATTATGATTTGTTAACGGATAGAATACATTTTCAAAGGGGAATTGATATACAGGGAATAAATACAAATATAGTAAAATCAATTGATGATGGTATAGTTGAGTTGATAGGAGAAAGTGAGAGCTTAGGTAAGTTTATTAAAATTAATCATGGTGAAAATATATTTAGTATATATAGTAATCTTAAAGATATATTTGTAAAAGAAAAACAGAAAGTGTTAAAGGGTGAGAGATTGGGTAATATTGGAAATATAAATAGTTCGTTTTTACATTTTGAACTTTGGATAAATGATGAAACGGTAGACCCTCAAGATTACATAGATTATAGTGATATGAGTATATAA